In Salinarimonas sp., a genomic segment contains:
- a CDS encoding uroporphyrinogen-III synthase: MAGARAAPRVLVTRAEEDGRRTAAALEDMGFAPLVAPLIATRATGAAPPPGPFDAVLITSAKAAPFLSEAPVDIVAVPVFAVGARTAEAARAAGAQEVRIAEGDAVALARLVAASLPKGARLLHVAGEDRKPEPAESLARAGYDVVAWAAYRAAPTPLSEAARAAIASGAAGGALHYSRRSAELFVAALEEAGLADRLPQLVHASISPDAADPLRKAGATRVFVAPRPEESALLRTFADAASVAFGAEWPQAR, translated from the coding sequence ATGGCGGGCGCCCGGGCCGCGCCGCGCGTTCTCGTCACCCGCGCGGAGGAGGACGGGCGCCGCACCGCCGCCGCGCTGGAGGACATGGGCTTCGCCCCGCTCGTCGCGCCGCTGATCGCCACCCGCGCCACCGGCGCGGCCCCGCCGCCGGGGCCGTTCGACGCCGTGCTGATCACGAGCGCCAAGGCCGCGCCGTTCCTGTCCGAGGCGCCGGTCGACATCGTCGCGGTCCCGGTCTTCGCGGTGGGCGCGCGCACGGCCGAGGCGGCTCGGGCGGCGGGGGCGCAGGAGGTGCGAATCGCCGAGGGCGACGCCGTCGCGCTCGCGCGGCTGGTGGCGGCGAGCCTGCCGAAAGGGGCCCGGCTCTTGCATGTCGCGGGTGAGGATCGCAAGCCGGAGCCGGCCGAGAGCCTCGCGCGTGCGGGATACGACGTCGTCGCCTGGGCCGCCTACCGGGCCGCGCCGACGCCGTTGTCCGAGGCGGCGCGCGCGGCGATCGCGTCGGGCGCGGCGGGCGGGGCGCTGCACTATTCGCGGCGCAGCGCGGAGCTGTTCGTGGCGGCTCTCGAGGAGGCGGGGCTCGCGGACCGTTTGCCGCAGCTCGTCCACGCCTCGATTTCGCCCGATGCGGCCGATCCTCTGCGGAAGGCCGGGGCGACCCGGGTTTTCGTCGCGCCGCGGCCCGAGGAAAGCGCGCTCCTGCGCACTTTTGCGGACGCCGCGAGCGTGGCCTTTGGAGCAGAATGGCCGCAGGCGCGTTGA
- a CDS encoding heme biosynthesis HemY N-terminal domain-containing protein — MWRVLFYLAVVAALAAGAIWLADQPGRVAFVWQGVSYSVGLAVAAVLLVLLVFVFLLVEAVIRWLFKAPEKMAEASVNRKRRKGLLALSRGMVAVGSGDEGAARRYAREAQKYLRPDEPLVLLLRAQAAQMAGDRDDAESAFRAMAENDETRVLGLRGLHVEARQRGDRDASLAYAQEAARLAPAATWANEAVLESHVARGDWTAALDVVERRAALGLIDKATAKRHRAVLLTADALSRGERDEELALQKAKEALRLAPDLVPAAALAGRILSKRLELRKAAKILETAWKTTPHPEIAQVYTHLRIGDSTHDRLQRAEKLATLSTWSVEGRLALARAALDAREFAKARQTIEPLVGERPSVRACLMMADIERAEHGATVKTREWLARAVHAPRDKAWVADGIVSDRWAPMSPASGRLDAFQWTQPPQALGAVGTTVVDAVVGDLDTRPDDALAALEPPVYHGATLAPVAEALPPQVEEAQIVAPAPKSSVEPARAPEPAPQPEPSPQPAPSPTPAPVVATRAVETGAEQPVRPAPAPAAPSSYAARLAPKPAPQPRPAPRPVAAPEPQPAPAPAPQPFEPVRREAPVSTAKPAPAPAPAPAPAPAAAPVPAASGPRATPAAAPFVADRPQARTAPEPTAEPALHAAASPGATAASSGASPGASEPLPAPEEPARGAWLRRDTDELSAALAAGRRVETTPAPQPAARVETSVEAPHAGNGAAEPAATEEAEAPAFGRRPPDDPGIEEEPKRSRFRLFG, encoded by the coding sequence ATGTGGCGCGTTCTCTTCTATCTCGCCGTCGTCGCCGCCCTCGCCGCGGGGGCGATCTGGCTCGCCGACCAGCCCGGCCGGGTGGCCTTCGTCTGGCAGGGGGTCAGCTATTCCGTCGGCCTCGCGGTGGCGGCGGTGCTGCTGGTGCTGCTGGTCTTCGTCTTCCTGCTCGTCGAGGCCGTGATCCGCTGGCTGTTCAAGGCGCCGGAGAAGATGGCCGAGGCCTCCGTCAACCGGAAGCGCCGCAAGGGCCTGCTCGCGCTCTCGCGCGGCATGGTCGCCGTCGGCTCGGGGGACGAGGGCGCGGCGCGCCGCTACGCCCGCGAGGCGCAGAAATACCTGCGGCCCGACGAGCCGCTCGTCCTGCTGCTGCGCGCCCAGGCGGCGCAGATGGCGGGGGACCGCGACGACGCCGAGAGCGCCTTCCGCGCCATGGCCGAGAACGACGAGACGCGGGTGCTCGGCCTGCGCGGGCTCCACGTCGAGGCGCGCCAGCGCGGCGATCGCGACGCCTCGCTCGCCTACGCGCAGGAGGCCGCGCGCCTCGCGCCGGCGGCGACCTGGGCCAACGAGGCCGTGCTCGAATCGCACGTCGCCCGCGGCGACTGGACGGCGGCGCTCGACGTGGTCGAGCGCCGCGCCGCGCTCGGCCTGATCGACAAGGCCACCGCCAAGCGCCACCGCGCCGTGCTGCTCACCGCGGACGCGCTCTCGCGCGGGGAGAGGGACGAGGAGCTCGCGCTCCAGAAGGCGAAGGAGGCGCTGCGCCTCGCGCCGGATCTCGTCCCCGCCGCGGCGCTGGCCGGGCGGATCCTGTCCAAGCGGCTCGAGCTGCGCAAGGCGGCGAAGATCCTCGAGACCGCGTGGAAGACCACGCCGCATCCCGAGATCGCGCAGGTCTACACGCATCTGCGCATCGGCGATTCGACTCACGACCGCCTCCAGCGCGCCGAGAAGCTCGCCACCCTCTCCACCTGGTCCGTCGAGGGCCGCCTCGCGCTCGCCCGCGCGGCGCTGGACGCCCGCGAGTTCGCCAAGGCGCGCCAGACGATCGAGCCGCTGGTGGGTGAGCGGCCGAGCGTGCGCGCCTGCCTGATGATGGCCGACATCGAGCGCGCCGAGCACGGCGCCACCGTGAAGACGCGCGAGTGGCTCGCCCGCGCGGTGCACGCCCCGCGCGACAAGGCCTGGGTCGCCGACGGCATCGTCTCGGACCGCTGGGCGCCGATGTCGCCGGCCTCGGGCCGCCTCGACGCCTTCCAGTGGACCCAGCCGCCGCAGGCGCTGGGCGCGGTGGGCACGACCGTGGTCGATGCGGTGGTCGGCGATCTCGACACGCGGCCGGACGACGCGCTCGCCGCCCTCGAGCCGCCGGTCTATCACGGCGCGACCCTCGCCCCCGTCGCCGAGGCGCTGCCGCCGCAGGTGGAGGAGGCGCAGATCGTCGCGCCCGCGCCGAAGTCGTCGGTGGAGCCCGCGCGGGCGCCCGAGCCGGCTCCGCAGCCCGAGCCGTCTCCGCAGCCCGCGCCGTCCCCGACGCCCGCGCCGGTCGTCGCGACGCGCGCGGTCGAGACCGGGGCCGAGCAGCCCGTGCGGCCGGCGCCCGCGCCCGCCGCGCCGTCCAGCTACGCCGCCCGGCTCGCGCCGAAGCCGGCCCCGCAGCCGCGGCCCGCGCCGCGGCCCGTGGCCGCGCCGGAGCCGCAGCCCGCCCCCGCGCCCGCGCCACAGCCGTTCGAGCCCGTGCGTCGGGAAGCGCCCGTCTCGACGGCCAAGCCGGCTCCCGCGCCTGCCCCGGCGCCCGCGCCGGCGCCTGCCGCCGCGCCCGTGCCTGCCGCGAGCGGACCCAGGGCGACGCCCGCCGCAGCGCCCTTCGTGGCGGACCGGCCGCAGGCGCGGACCGCGCCGGAGCCGACCGCGGAGCCCGCGCTGCACGCCGCCGCCTCGCCCGGCGCGACGGCTGCGTCGAGCGGAGCGTCGCCTGGCGCGTCCGAGCCGCTCCCGGCGCCCGAGGAGCCCGCCCGCGGCGCCTGGCTGCGGCGCGACACGGACGAGCTCTCCGCCGCCCTCGCCGCCGGGCGGCGGGTCGAGACGACGCCCGCGCCGCAGCCCGCCGCGCGCGTGGAGACATCCGTCGAGGCGCCGCACGCCGGCAACGGCGCGGCGGAGCCCGCCGCGACGGAGGAGGCGGAGGCCCCCGCCTTCGGTCGCCGCCCGCCGGACGATCCGGGTATCGAGGAAGAGCCCAAGCGCAGCCGCTTCCGCCTCTTCGGCTGA
- the nudC gene encoding NAD(+) diphosphatase, whose protein sequence is MPPASPPLGFATSGLVRHTSERGDAALERHRDDPAALTALFSGDMPILFRAPDGTHRAVHPRAALEGVEIAAQAYLGTLDGAPVLATLTGADALEQLAARPDVEAVDLRSVGTRGLVPERELGLLALAKSLLSWHARHGFCAACGAPTRLSASGFRRDCDACGAQHFPRTDPVVIMLVTHGSRCLLGRQARFPTGNYSCLAGFVEPGETVEDAVRRETFEEAGVRVGAVSYALSQPWPFASSLMLGCVGEAEGDALTIDRDELEDARWFDREEVRLMLADTHPQGLRVPPPVAIAHHLVRRFVEGG, encoded by the coding sequence ATGCCCCCCGCATCCCCGCCCCTCGGCTTCGCCACGAGCGGCCTCGTCCGCCACACGAGCGAGCGTGGCGACGCGGCGCTGGAGCGCCATCGCGACGACCCCGCCGCGCTCACCGCGCTGTTCTCCGGCGACATGCCGATCCTGTTCAGGGCCCCCGACGGGACTCATCGCGCCGTGCATCCGCGCGCGGCGCTGGAGGGCGTCGAGATCGCGGCGCAGGCCTATCTCGGCACGCTCGACGGCGCGCCGGTCCTCGCCACCCTCACGGGGGCGGACGCGCTGGAGCAGCTCGCGGCGCGGCCGGACGTCGAGGCCGTCGACCTGCGCTCGGTGGGCACGCGCGGGCTCGTGCCCGAGCGCGAGCTCGGGCTCCTCGCGCTGGCGAAGTCGCTCCTGTCCTGGCACGCGCGCCACGGCTTCTGCGCCGCTTGCGGGGCGCCGACGCGGCTCTCCGCCTCCGGCTTCCGGCGCGATTGCGACGCCTGCGGCGCGCAGCACTTCCCGCGGACCGATCCGGTGGTGATCATGCTGGTGACGCACGGCAGCCGCTGCCTGCTCGGCCGGCAGGCGCGGTTCCCGACGGGCAATTATTCCTGCCTCGCCGGCTTCGTCGAGCCCGGCGAGACGGTAGAGGACGCCGTGCGGCGGGAGACCTTCGAGGAGGCGGGCGTGCGCGTCGGGGCCGTGTCCTACGCGCTCTCGCAGCCCTGGCCGTTCGCGTCCTCGCTGATGCTCGGCTGCGTCGGAGAGGCCGAGGGCGACGCCCTGACCATCGATCGCGACGAGCTCGAGGACGCGCGCTGGTTCGACCGGGAGGAGGTGCGCCTGATGCTGGCGGACACGCACCCGCAGGGCCTGCGCGTGCCGCCGCCGGTGGCGATCGCGCACCACCTCGTGCGGCGCTTCGTCGAGGGCGGGTGA
- a CDS encoding HIT family protein has product MSDSDSETGFALDPRLAGDTRAVGDLALSSVLLMDDARFPWLILVPRRAGASELTDLSDADARSLMDEIRIATGVLSEIARPDKINVGALGNVVAQLHVHVVARFRSDPAWPGPVWGSGARTPYPAHAAEALLERLRAAFAAA; this is encoded by the coding sequence ATGTCCGATTCCGATTCCGAGACCGGCTTCGCGCTGGACCCGCGCCTCGCCGGCGACACCCGCGCCGTCGGCGACCTCGCCCTCTCGTCCGTGCTGCTCATGGACGACGCCCGCTTTCCCTGGCTGATCCTCGTGCCCCGCCGCGCGGGCGCGAGCGAGCTCACGGACCTGTCCGACGCGGACGCGCGGTCGCTCATGGACGAGATCCGGATCGCGACGGGCGTCCTCTCGGAGATCGCGAGGCCCGACAAGATCAATGTCGGGGCGCTCGGCAACGTGGTCGCCCAGCTCCACGTCCACGTGGTCGCGCGTTTCCGGTCGGATCCCGCCTGGCCGGGGCCCGTCTGGGGCTCCGGCGCGCGCACCCCCTACCCCGCCCACGCCGCCGAGGCGCTGCTCGAGCGGCTGCGCGCGGCCTTCGCCGCCGCCTGA
- a CDS encoding ISAs1 family transposase, which yields MSTPSSSRSLLDHFSALKDPRQSWKVAYPFREILLLVLCGTIAGMDDFVEIRAWGKLRLDFLRRFLPFERGIPSHDTLNDVVNALDPELFKACFLEWVDTLRDEEKEVIAIDGKTSRRTHARSKGREPLHLVSAWATRQRLVLGQEAVADKSNEIVAIPLLLQRLELTGALVTIDAMGTQDAIAEIIVGRGGDYLLALKANRPVLHGDVEAFFANPPPEIAVDRHVTVDGDHGRIEERRHSVCREVDWLFSDRRYADEPRFPDLAAIAMVESRVEQAGKTRVERRYYLSSALLDAKTFAAAVRAHWGIENRLHWVLDVVFHDDLARLRTGHGPQNMAIVKHMAMNMLRNPKDKHSLKVRKKVAAIDEDYMEAMVRQAPPLT from the coding sequence ATGTCCACCCCGTCGTCCTCCCGCTCACTGCTCGACCACTTTTCGGCGCTGAAGGACCCGCGCCAGTCCTGGAAGGTGGCCTATCCGTTTCGGGAGATCCTGCTCCTGGTCCTGTGCGGCACCATCGCGGGGATGGACGATTTCGTCGAGATCCGGGCTTGGGGGAAGCTCCGGCTCGATTTTCTGCGCCGTTTCCTGCCGTTCGAGCGCGGCATCCCCTCGCACGACACGCTCAACGACGTCGTCAATGCGCTCGACCCGGAGCTGTTCAAGGCCTGCTTCCTGGAGTGGGTCGACACGCTGCGCGACGAGGAGAAGGAGGTCATCGCCATCGACGGCAAGACCTCGCGGCGCACGCATGCGCGGTCCAAGGGCCGCGAGCCGCTGCACCTCGTCTCGGCCTGGGCGACGCGCCAACGCCTGGTGCTCGGCCAGGAGGCGGTCGCGGACAAGTCCAACGAGATCGTGGCGATCCCGCTGCTGCTCCAGCGGCTCGAGCTCACGGGAGCGCTCGTCACCATCGACGCCATGGGCACGCAGGACGCGATCGCCGAGATCATCGTGGGGCGCGGCGGCGACTACCTGCTCGCGCTCAAGGCCAATAGGCCCGTTCTGCACGGCGACGTCGAGGCCTTCTTCGCCAATCCGCCGCCGGAGATCGCCGTCGATCGCCACGTCACCGTCGACGGGGATCACGGGCGGATCGAGGAGCGCCGCCACAGCGTCTGCCGCGAGGTCGACTGGCTGTTCTCCGACCGCCGCTACGCGGACGAGCCGCGCTTCCCCGATCTCGCCGCCATCGCCATGGTCGAGAGCCGTGTCGAGCAGGCAGGGAAGACCCGCGTCGAGCGGCGCTACTATCTCTCCTCCGCCCTCCTCGACGCCAAGACCTTCGCCGCCGCCGTGCGCGCGCACTGGGGCATCGAGAACCGCCTCCACTGGGTCCTCGACGTCGTCTTCCATGACGACCTCGCACGGCTGAGGACCGGCCACGGCCCCCAAAACATGGCCATCGTCAAGCACATGGCCATGAACATGCTCCGGAACCCGAAGGACAAGCACTCACTCAAGGTCCGCAAGAAGGTCGCCGCCATCGACGAGGATTACATGGAGGCGATGGTTCGTCAGGCCCCGCCGTTAACCTGA
- a CDS encoding LysE family transporter: protein MHHLLVLIPVFAVFIPALMLPGPDFVAVVRSSMTHGARAGLMTTLGVTTGLCLYASLSLIGLSALLVEYRWLTWLVRAAGGGYLVYLGVRLVLTRPAAVAIGDAPAPAPSRAALFGFLVTLTNPKAVVLFASVFATAVSADTPGWLMALMVGLVGLASLLWYALVSLFMASGPVMRRFERARHWIERAAGVCFVGLGGKLIADARSPVTP from the coding sequence ATGCACCATCTCCTCGTCCTGATCCCGGTCTTCGCCGTCTTCATCCCGGCCCTGATGCTGCCGGGACCGGATTTCGTCGCGGTCGTGCGCTCCTCGATGACGCACGGAGCCCGCGCGGGACTGATGACGACGCTCGGCGTCACGACGGGACTGTGCCTCTACGCGAGCCTGAGCCTGATCGGCCTCTCCGCGCTCCTCGTCGAGTATCGGTGGCTCACCTGGCTCGTGCGCGCGGCGGGGGGAGGCTATCTCGTGTATCTCGGCGTGCGGCTCGTGCTGACCAGGCCCGCTGCGGTCGCGATCGGGGACGCGCCGGCGCCCGCGCCGTCCCGGGCCGCGCTGTTCGGCTTCCTGGTGACGCTCACGAACCCCAAGGCCGTCGTGCTCTTCGCGAGCGTCTTCGCCACCGCGGTGAGCGCCGACACGCCCGGGTGGCTGATGGCGCTGATGGTCGGCCTCGTCGGGCTCGCCTCGCTGCTCTGGTACGCGCTGGTGAGCCTGTTCATGGCGTCGGGCCCGGTGATGCGCCGGTTCGAGCGCGCCCGGCACTGGATCGAGCGCGCCGCCGGCGTCTGCTTCGTCGGGCTCGGCGGCAAGCTCATCGCCGACGCGCGCTCGCCCGTGACGCCCTGA
- a CDS encoding RNA polymerase factor sigma-32, whose product MADIAGVRRQFVRAAMAAPFLEREEERDLAARWKDLKDQEALHKLTSAHMRLVIALASRFRHYGLPVADLIQEGHVGLLEAAARFEPEREVRFSTYATWWIRASIQDYILRNWSIVRGGTSSAQKALFFNLRRLRAKLTRAGDDRMSEEVYAEIAEAIGVSLKDVATMDARLSGPDASLNAPVADGEGSNPTERMEFLVDDGPLQDETVGDSIDAERRVTWLRAALSCLNERELRILEARRLAEEQATLESLGDKLGISKERVRQIESRALEKLKKALVERHPEIAAG is encoded by the coding sequence ATGGCCGATATCGCCGGAGTTCGCCGTCAGTTCGTCCGCGCCGCGATGGCGGCGCCGTTCCTCGAGCGCGAGGAGGAGCGCGACCTCGCCGCGCGCTGGAAAGACCTGAAGGACCAGGAGGCGCTGCACAAGCTCACCTCCGCCCACATGCGCCTCGTGATCGCGCTCGCCTCCCGCTTCCGCCATTACGGCCTGCCGGTGGCCGACCTGATCCAGGAGGGCCATGTCGGCCTGCTCGAGGCCGCCGCGCGCTTCGAGCCGGAGCGCGAGGTTCGCTTCTCCACCTACGCCACCTGGTGGATCCGCGCCTCCATCCAGGACTACATACTGCGCAATTGGTCCATCGTGCGCGGCGGCACCTCGTCCGCTCAGAAGGCCCTCTTCTTCAACCTGCGCCGTCTGCGCGCCAAGCTCACCCGCGCCGGCGACGACCGCATGTCCGAGGAGGTCTACGCCGAGATCGCCGAAGCGATCGGGGTGTCCTTGAAGGACGTCGCCACCATGGACGCGCGTCTCTCCGGCCCCGACGCGTCGCTCAACGCGCCCGTCGCCGACGGGGAGGGCTCCAATCCCACCGAGCGCATGGAGTTCCTGGTCGACGACGGCCCGCTCCAGGACGAGACGGTGGGAGACAGCATCGATGCCGAGCGCCGCGTGACGTGGCTGCGCGCCGCGCTCTCCTGCCTCAACGAGCGCGAGCTGCGCATCCTCGAGGCGCGCCGCCTCGCCGAGGAGCAGGCGACGCTCGAATCGCTCGGCGACAAGCTCGGCATCTCCAAGGAGCGCGTGCGCCAGATCGAGAGCCGCGCCCTGGAGAAGCTGAAGAAGGCTCTGGTCGAGCGCCACCCGGAGATCGCCGCCGGGTGA
- a CDS encoding SIR2 family protein: MTILWPESLKDAIARRRAVIVIGSGASANSATDDGDRPPTWGIFLKDAYNNLPRKKTYIKRALDRYEYLEACGYLKDEYGNEWDRLVRRVFMTPNYRPAEIHRAIFNLDCRVILSLNFDRIYEKYAHTQSEGTVIVKNYHDDDIRQVVAGSGRYILKPHGSVETINNIIFTAEDYASARVEHAKFYEMITALLHTHTFLFVGCGLSDPDMRLILEDYRYKHSEFPHYITLPAPVADAEVSLIRRSRGLNVLKYSKKDNHSELTRSLLELGAEMLDRRLTIAREQDW, from the coding sequence ATGACTATCCTTTGGCCGGAATCGCTGAAAGATGCGATCGCGCGACGGCGCGCTGTGATTGTGATTGGTTCAGGAGCATCCGCAAATTCGGCAACTGACGACGGGGACCGTCCGCCGACCTGGGGGATCTTTCTGAAGGACGCATACAATAACCTTCCACGGAAAAAAACATACATCAAACGCGCCCTTGACAGGTATGAGTACCTCGAAGCCTGCGGCTACCTTAAGGACGAGTACGGGAATGAATGGGATCGTCTTGTAAGACGTGTTTTCATGACACCCAACTATCGCCCTGCAGAAATTCATCGGGCAATATTCAACCTGGACTGCCGGGTTATCTTATCTTTAAACTTTGACAGAATTTACGAGAAATATGCACACACTCAAAGCGAAGGAACCGTTATCGTAAAAAACTATCACGATGACGATATTCGCCAGGTCGTGGCTGGCTCCGGACGGTATATTCTAAAGCCACATGGAAGCGTTGAAACAATTAATAATATTATTTTTACCGCAGAGGATTACGCAAGCGCCCGCGTAGAGCACGCTAAATTCTATGAGATGATCACAGCTCTCTTACACACCCACACCTTCCTTTTCGTAGGTTGCGGTCTCTCCGATCCGGACATGCGTCTAATCCTCGAAGACTATCGCTACAAACATAGCGAGTTTCCTCACTATATCACACTCCCAGCCCCTGTTGCAGATGCAGAAGTATCTTTGATACGGCGCTCTCGTGGATTGAATGTTCTTAAATATTCCAAAAAAGATAATCATTCGGAGCTGACGCGATCACTCCTCGAACTAGGAGCGGAAATGCTAGACCGCCGATTGACCATCGCCAGAGAGCAGGACTGGTAG
- a CDS encoding ParA family protein, with protein MCLSRRTITLCESRWGRRLRSIAFFNNKGGVGKTTLLCNVASYLALERQMKVLVIDADPQCNATQLMLDEDEVFNLYDNSKNFTIYSIIHPLSIGKGYSSQINPLHVEDYGIDLVPGDPRLALKEDLLSKDWQDAISGDIRGLRTSYLFSDFLDRCDAYDLVMFDMGPSLGSINRAVLLSCGFFVSPMSIDIFSLKAIENISVALVEWRRRLRHGLEQAEQELLEDLPSQDGFRIKFAGYVAQQYIQKTTQGEKRAVASYEKIMRRIPKTIRSNFVDKLQGSDLGLVYEIGTIPNLYSLVPMSQTAHKPIFALKAKDGVRGAHFNKVKDAGKIYSDVTANLLSNLDSLG; from the coding sequence ATGTGTTTGTCTCGTAGAACAATCACGCTTTGTGAGTCACGATGGGGGCGGCGCTTGCGTTCAATCGCGTTTTTTAACAACAAAGGCGGGGTCGGGAAAACGACACTGCTGTGCAATGTAGCATCCTATCTGGCCCTGGAGCGCCAGATGAAGGTCTTGGTGATAGACGCAGATCCACAGTGCAACGCGACACAATTGATGCTTGACGAAGATGAGGTCTTCAATTTATACGACAATTCAAAGAATTTTACAATTTACAGCATCATTCACCCGCTGTCAATTGGAAAAGGATATTCTTCGCAAATCAATCCGCTACATGTCGAAGACTATGGAATAGATCTGGTTCCTGGAGACCCTCGCCTTGCTCTGAAAGAGGACCTGTTATCCAAAGATTGGCAGGATGCGATATCCGGTGACATTCGCGGTCTCAGAACTTCATATCTATTTTCAGATTTTCTTGATCGCTGCGATGCGTATGACCTTGTGATGTTTGACATGGGTCCATCACTTGGCTCGATTAATCGAGCAGTTCTTCTGTCATGTGGCTTTTTCGTTAGTCCTATGTCGATCGACATCTTTAGCTTGAAAGCTATCGAAAACATTTCTGTAGCACTTGTAGAATGGCGGCGGCGACTGCGCCACGGACTGGAACAAGCCGAACAAGAGTTGTTGGAGGATCTTCCATCCCAAGATGGATTTCGCATCAAGTTTGCCGGATATGTAGCGCAGCAGTATATACAGAAGACAACACAAGGAGAAAAGCGCGCTGTCGCGTCATATGAGAAAATTATGAGGCGTATACCCAAAACAATTCGTTCAAACTTTGTTGATAAATTACAGGGATCTGATCTTGGGCTCGTGTATGAAATTGGAACTATTCCAAATCTATACAGTCTAGTGCCGATGTCGCAGACTGCTCACAAGCCGATCTTTGCACTCAAGGCCAAGGATGGAGTCCGAGGAGCACATTTTAACAAAGTTAAGGATGCGGGAAAAATCTACTCCGATGTCACTGCAAACTTACTATCCAACCTCGACTCACTGGGTTGA
- a CDS encoding ABC-F family ATP-binding cassette domain-containing protein codes for MALPPLLSLQDVALTFGGAPLLTKADLSVAAGERVALVGRNGSGKSTLLKIAAGLVEADGGMRFVQPGATVRYLPQEPDFSGFDTVLAYVEAGLAEGDDPYRARYLLEELGMTGEEPTATLSGGESRRAALARTLAPTPDILLLDEPTNHLDLPAIEWLETELKAMRGALVLISHDRRFLETLSKATVWLDRGVTRRMEEGFSGFEAWRDAVLEEEERERHKLERKIAAEEDWMRYGVTARRKRNMRRVGLLQDMRTRLREERRAVGQVQMTASEGETSSKIVIEAKGVSKAYDGRPVVRDVSIRIARGDRLGIVGPNGAGKTTLLNMLTGALEPDAGTVKLGASLQMVTLDQRRESLDPTWTLAEAMTGGSGDHVMVGGQAKHVASYMKDFLFAPEQMRTPLRVLSGGERGRLMLARALAKPSNLLVLDEPTNDLDLETLDLLEELIADYPGTLILISHDRDFLDRVVTSTLVAEGEGRFVEYSGGYSDMVAQRGHGVGPRQVSPAPAEKVSADKRGASQPAPKEKKRRLSMNEKHLLDTLPGLMAALERDIAKLQAALDDPDLYTRDPARFEKLTTLMANAQTKLAESEERWLELEMLREELEG; via the coding sequence ATGGCGCTCCCACCTCTCCTCTCCCTGCAAGACGTCGCCCTCACCTTCGGCGGCGCTCCCTTGCTCACGAAAGCCGATCTCTCCGTCGCGGCCGGGGAGCGCGTGGCGCTCGTCGGGCGAAACGGCTCCGGCAAGTCGACGCTCCTGAAGATCGCGGCGGGGCTCGTCGAGGCGGACGGGGGCATGCGCTTCGTGCAGCCTGGCGCGACCGTGCGCTACCTGCCGCAGGAGCCGGATTTCTCGGGCTTCGACACGGTGCTCGCCTATGTCGAGGCCGGTCTCGCGGAGGGCGACGACCCCTACCGCGCGCGCTACCTGCTCGAAGAGCTCGGCATGACCGGCGAGGAGCCGACGGCGACGCTCTCGGGCGGCGAATCGCGCCGCGCCGCCCTGGCGCGCACCCTCGCCCCCACGCCGGACATCCTGCTGCTCGACGAGCCGACGAACCACCTCGACCTCCCCGCGATCGAGTGGCTGGAGACCGAGCTGAAGGCCATGCGCGGCGCGCTCGTCCTGATCAGCCACGACCGGCGCTTCCTGGAGACCCTGTCCAAGGCCACCGTCTGGCTCGACCGTGGCGTCACGCGGCGCATGGAGGAGGGCTTTTCCGGCTTCGAGGCCTGGCGCGACGCCGTGCTCGAGGAGGAGGAGCGCGAGCGTCACAAGCTCGAGCGCAAGATCGCGGCCGAGGAGGACTGGATGCGCTACGGCGTCACGGCGCGCCGCAAGCGCAACATGCGCCGCGTGGGCCTGCTCCAGGACATGCGCACGCGCCTGCGCGAGGAGCGCCGCGCGGTCGGCCAGGTACAGATGACGGCCTCCGAGGGCGAGACCTCCTCGAAGATCGTGATCGAGGCGAAGGGCGTCTCCAAGGCCTACGACGGCAGGCCCGTGGTCCGGGACGTCTCCATCCGCATCGCGCGCGGCGACCGGCTCGGCATCGTCGGCCCCAACGGCGCGGGGAAGACGACGCTGCTCAACATGCTCACCGGGGCGCTGGAGCCGGATGCGGGAACGGTCAAGCTCGGCGCCTCGCTGCAGATGGTCACCCTCGACCAGCGCCGCGAGAGCCTCGACCCGACCTGGACCCTCGCCGAGGCGATGACCGGCGGGAGCGGCGACCACGTCATGGTCGGCGGCCAGGCGAAGCACGTCGCGAGCTACATGAAGGACTTCCTGTTCGCGCCCGAGCAGATGCGCACGCCGCTGCGCGTCCTCTCCGGCGGCGAGCGCGGGCGGCTGATGCTGGCGCGGGCGCTGGCGAAGCCCTCGAACCTGCTCGTGCTCGACGAGCCGACCAACGACCTCGACCTCGAGACGCTCGATCTCCTGGAAGAGCTGATCGCGGACTACCCCGGCACGCTGATCCTGATCAGCCACGACCGCGACTTCCTCGACCGGGTGGTCACCTCGACGCTGGTGGCGGAGGGCGAGGGGCGCTTCGTCGAGTATTCTGGGGGCTATTCCGACATGGTGGCCCAGCGCGGCCACGGCGTCGGGCCGCGCCAGGTCTCCCCCGCGCCCGCCGAGAAGGTCTCCGCTGACAAGCGCGGCGCGTCGCAGCCGGCGCCGAAGGAGAAGAAGCGACGGCTCTCGATGAACGAGAAGCACCTGCTCGACACCCTGCCCGGCCTGATGGCCGCGCTCGAGCGCGACATCGCCAAGCTCCAGGCGGCCTTGGACGACCCCGACCTCTACACGCGCGACCCCGCCCGCTTCGAGAAGCTGACGACCCTCATGGCGAACGCGCAGACGAAGCTCGCCGAGAGCGAGGAGCGCTGGCTGGAGCTGGAGATGCTGCGGGAGGAGCTGGAGGGGTGA